CCGGAGTTTTCAATATCAAGTGATGCCACTTAATATATTATGGGGTATTAATCTCCCTTTCGAAAGGCTATCCCCCAGATAAAGGCAGGTTGCACACGTGTTCCGCACCCGTACGCCGCTCTCTCATTTCCGAAGAAACAATACCGCTCGGCTTGCATGTGTTAGGCCTCCCGCTAGCGTTCATCCTGAGCCAGGATCAAACTCTCCATTGTATGTTTGTCTGACTCACTCAAAGTTTCTTAACGCTTTAGTTTTTCCTTACTTGGTTGTTATATTGTATGTCAATGATCTTTATATCTTCCGCTTTTTAACGAAGCAATCTTTCTGTCAGTGTTGCTCCGTATTTGCGAGTGCAAAAGTAAAACTTTATTTTTAATTGACCAAATGTTTCTGAAGAAAATTTTAAAGTTTTTTAAGTAACCTTAATCTCTTCATTAACCTCAATCCATCAACTCCTGCGCTCCCTTTATTTGGGACTGCAAAGATACAAACTCTTTTTAATCTCACAACTTTTTTTGTCAAAAGTTTTGAAGTTTTTTTTGCTTGTTTCTTTTTGAAGTTTCATAATGTTCCCGCCTATCTAAAGGCTCTTCTGCGCTACTGTTATACTCTCGTTTTTCAGTGGGGCAAAGATAACAACTTATTACTACGCAAAACAAACTTATTTAACTTAAATTTTACCGTTTCGTAATATTTAGTCCTAAACCACTGGAAGGCAGTGAGAAAAATTTTAAACATTTGTTTGGAGGGTTGGATGAGGGGGCTGGAGGGTTGGAGAGTTTGAGAGGGTTTTTAGGGTACGGATACGAGATGCTGGGTGTGGGGTTTAGAATGATCAAAATATACATAATTATTATATAGAATAGCTTTTAAAAGTTTTGGCTTCGGTATAGTCTTTATAATCATTATTATTCTATATCCCCAGATAGCATTGTCACTCCGTAGAAGTCAGAACAAAACTCTTGTGTAAAATTAAAATAGCAGAAATATAATTCACCTTAATTAAAATGCTTCGACTCAGCCCAGCATGACACTGCTAATACTAACTGCTAAAAAAAATCTTAAACATTATCCTGTCAGCTTACTTCCTTTAAAGGCCGTTTGGATTCCTGCGGAATGACACAATGGGAACAGAGGTTTATACTCACTAACCTCCTTACATAAAAATCAGGAAGATGAAAATTCAACACCAATGTTCCTTTTCTACATAGAAAACCGAAACCCGAAACTCAATAGCCCGAACAACTGTATCCTTCTACCCCGAAATTCATCATTTGTTTCTTCCTTAGCCCCGATAGAAATGGTTACCCCGCAGTAAAGGTTGGAGTGTGAGGGGTTTGAGGGTAAAAGTTTTGGGGAAGGGAGAATAAAAAGAAAAATATGAAGTCCTGATGTATTTTCCGGAGGGAATAAAAAAACATTCCGTAAGAATCCTATGTTTGGAACTCCTACGGAATGGGATAAAACGAAGTTATATTTTTAGTTCAGAACGTATGATGTTCCGTCTCTTCCGTCTTTTAATTCGATACCTTCTGCAAGCAGTTTGTCTCTGATCTGATCTGAAAGGTCAAAATTTTTGGATTTTCTTGCCTGATTTCTCAATTCGATCAAAACTTTTAAAGTCTGATCCAGTTTTTCATTGTTATTTTCTTCTACGGTCTGTAATCCCAGAACGTCAAAGATAAATGCATTGAGTGTAGATTTTAAATCTTCAAGATCTGCAGTTGAAATTGTTTCTTTACCATCATTTAAAGCAAAGATGTATTTCACTGCTTCAAACAGATGAGCAATCAGGATTGGAGAATTGAAATCATCTGTCAAAGCTTCATATGCTTTATCTTTCCATTCTTTCAGGCTGAAGCTGGATTGCTTTGTATCATCAGGAGTAATTGAATTCAGTACTTTCACTGCTTCCATCAGTCTGATAAATCCTTTTTCACTGGCTATCATGGCATCGTTTGAAATATCCAGCACACTTCTGTAATGTGCCTGCAGGAAGCAAAAACGTACAATTGATGGGTGAAAAGGTTTTTCAAAGAAATCATTGTCTCCGGTAACCAATTGCATAGGAAGGATATAGTTTCCTGTAGATTTACTCATACGCTGAGAATTCATTGTCAACATATTGGCATGCATCCAGTAATTTACCGGTGCAGCATCGTTGCAAGCTTTCCCCTGCGCAATTTCACATTCATGGTGTGGGAATTTAAGGTCCATTCCTCC
This genomic window from Chryseobacterium viscerum contains:
- the cysS gene encoding cysteine--tRNA ligase, whose product is MQLKIYNSLTAEKEIFKPILDGNVGMYVCGPTVYSNVHLGNVRTFLSFDFIYRTLIHLGYKVRYVRNITDAGHLTDDGNVDNDRFVKQTRLEKLEPMEIVQKYTVDFHKVLDMFNLLPPNIEPTATGHIVEQIELTQKLIERGFAYESNGSVYFDVLEYNKRGLNYGELSKRNIEELFANTRDLDGQGEKKNPQDFALWKKASPAHIMRWNSPWGEGFPGWHLECTAMSTKYLGETFDIHGGGMDLKFPHHECEIAQGKACNDAAPVNYWMHANMLTMNSQRMSKSTGNYILPMQLVTGDNDFFEKPFHPSIVRFCFLQAHYRSVLDISNDAMIASEKGFIRLMEAVKVLNSITPDDTKQSSFSLKEWKDKAYEALTDDFNSPILIAHLFEAVKYIFALNDGKETISTADLEDLKSTLNAFIFDVLGLQTVEENNNEKLDQTLKVLIELRNQARKSKNFDLSDQIRDKLLAEGIELKDGRDGTSYVLN